The following coding sequences are from one Perognathus longimembris pacificus isolate PPM17 chromosome 13, ASM2315922v1, whole genome shotgun sequence window:
- the LOC125362153 gene encoding pepsin A-5-like encodes MKWFGVLGLVALSDCLAIIPLRKIRSIRENLREDGRLKEFLDKYPYRTLNFLDQHLPYQGVAHEPMRNYLDLAYLGLVSIGTPPQEFKVVLDTGSATLWVPSIYCSSQACAKHKAFNPLLSSTFLVSGRPVHIAYGSGKMSGFLAYDTVKIGGLVDVAQAFGLSLEEPGEFMEYAVFDGILGLSYPSLGLQGATPVFDSLWEQGLLSQNLFAFYLSSKEETGSVLMLGGVDPSYYHGDLNWVPVSKPKYWQVAMDSISVNGEVVACDGGCQGILDTGTSLLTGPRDSVLKIQKVINAKPYGGEYILDCGTINSLPDIVFTINGIHYPVPASAYIKKAHAHTCLSNFEQGVNNLSDTEVWVLGDVFLRLYFSVFDRENNRIGLAPAV; translated from the exons ATGAAGTGGTTTGGGGTCCTGGGGCTGGTGGCACTCTCTGACTGCCTGGCCAT AATCCCTCTGAGGAAGATCAGATCTATACGTGAGAACCTGCGGGAAGACGGCAGGCTGAAGGAGTTCCTGGACAAGTACCCCTACAGGACACTCAACTTTCTGGACCAGCATCTGCCCTACCAGGGAGTAGCTCATGAACCCATGAGAAACTACCTGGAT CTGGCCTACCTGGGCCTCGTTAGCATTGGCACGCCCCCTCAGGAGTTCAAGGTCGTCCTGGACACAGGTTCAGCCACACTATGGGTGCCAAGCATCTACTGCTCCAGCCAGGCCTGCG ctaaACACAAGGCCTTCAACCCGCTGCTCTCCTCCACCTTCCTGGTCTCTGGCCGGCCCGTACACATCGCCTATGGTTCAGGGAAGATGTCAGGGTTTCTGGCCTATGACACGGTTAAG ATTGGGGGCCTGGTGGATGTAGCCCAGGCCTTTGGCTTGAGCCTGGAGGAGCCCGGCGAGTTCATGGAGTATGCGGTCTTCGATGGCATTCTGGGGCTGAGCTACCCCAGCCTTGGCCTTCAGGGAGCCACACCGGTCTTCGACAGCCTGTGGGAACAAGGCCTGCTCTCTCAGAACCTCTTTGCTTTCTACTTGAGCAG cAAGGAAGAAACGGGCAGCGTATTGATGCTGGGTGGGGTGGACCCCTCCTACTACCATGGAGACCTGAACTGGGTGCCCGTGTCCAAGCCTAAGTACTGGCAGGTAGCCATGGACAG TATCTCTGTGAACGGGGAGGTTGTTGCCTGTGACGGTGGCTGCCAAGGCATTCTAGACACCGGCACCTCCTTGCTGACTGGCCCGCGTGACTCTGTCCTCAAGATCCAGAAGGTCATCAACGCCAAGCCCTACGGCGGTGAG TATATCCTCGACTGTGGCACCATCAACAGCCTCCCTGACATTGTTTTCACCATCAATGGCATCCACTACCCAGTGCCAGCCAGTGCCTACATAAAGAAG GCCCATGCACACACCTGCCTCAGCAACTTTGAACAAGGCGTGAACAACCTGTCCGACACTGAGGTCTGGGTCCTGGGAGATGTATTCCTGAGGCTGTATTTCTCCGTGTTTGACCGGGAGAACAACAGGATTGGCCTGGCTCCTGCTGTCTAA
- the LOC125362103 gene encoding endogenous retrovirus group PABLB member 1 Env polyprotein-like: MSLGLNLPPSSKMSKLRGFFLLLFLPSVHMTSNSFLDWAENYAWQVNQSNCWICGLLPMSSTSGLPWWVSPIQGTDWARLQKFIDEAKTNIQVLSSVTRYNVSEWPIAGTLQQPGHNKSFTLSATIKEALQYMPSQMSGSKASAQILTRTDPNQRSHRYFEGYYQIWDEFIWLTPVIGKLSQKAPLCWEQRNHTLDHWENSTKKVGLIPESNCERIIVLQATDWFASNWTVRHGRPFAVRWAAPNGTKWLCGDNMWPWLPPGWLGRCTIGFPWVQGRWVRTLENPANLPNLKQRWTRSVFKWYDHLAGIIPTVGLEDVMWHIETLTKFTQKALNDTAQGISLLNSEVKMLRQAVLQNRMALDILTAAQGGTCAIIKTECCVYIPDYSANVSQALHDLSSQINSMSDSSWSLNDLLKSWGFDGSWWKKLLFGLAVFVCGGIVLFCALNFICGTCCSLMSRMASFPLRWQGSYCASPERGKAQAELPNSSFDLPVYPSQSFRQDQGPMPA; this comes from the coding sequence ATGTCGTTAGGTCTGAATCTTCCCCCCAGCTCCAAAATGTCTAAACTGCGGGGTTTCTTcctcttactttttcttccttctgtccatATGACATCCAATTCCTTTTTGGACTGGGCAGAGAATTATGCATGGCAGGTCAATCAGAGCAACTGCTGGATTTGTGGCTTGTTGCCCATGTCAAGCACATCTGGTTTGCCCTGGTGGGTGTCCCCAATCCAGGGGACTGACTGGGCCCGCCTACAGAAGTTCATTGATGAGGCCAAAACCAATATCCAAGTTCTAAGCAGTGTAACTAGATACAATGTGTCAGAATGGCCCATTGCTGGAACTCTGCAACAGCCAGGCCATAATAAATCCTTTACCTTGTCCGCCACCATTAAGGAAGCTTTACAGTACATGCCTTCCCAGATGTCAGGAAGTAAGGCATCAGCACAAATACTGACCAGAACAGACCCAAACCAAAGGAGCCATCGGTATTTTGAGGGGTATTACCAGATTTGGGATGAGTTTATATGGTTGACTCCCGTTATTGGTAAATTAAGTCAAAAGGCTCCGCTGTGCTGGGAACAGCGCAATCACACCCTTGATCACTGGGAGAACTCCACTAAGAAAGTGGGGTTGATCCCCGAGTCAAACTGTGAAAGAATCATTGTCCTCCAGGCCACCGACTGGTTTGCCTCCAATTGGACGGTGAGACACGGCCGCCCCTTCGCGGTCCGCTGGGCAGCCCCTAATGGTACTAAATGGCTGTGTGGAGACAATATGTGGCCATGGTTGCCCCCAGGTTGGCTAGGCCGCTGCACCATTGGCTTTCCTTGGGTCCAGGGACGCTGGGTGCGAACCTTAGAAAACCCTGCTAACCTGCCGAACTTGAAGCAGAGGTGGACCCGCTCTGTCTTTAAGTGGTATGACCACTTGGCGGGCATTATTCCCACTGTGGGGCTGGAGGATGTCATGTGGCATATAGAAACCCTGACCAAGTTTACTCAAAAAGCCTTGAATGACACAGCCCAAGGGATCTCTCTGCTCAACTCGGAAGTGAAGATGTTGAGGCAGGCGGTCCTCCAAAACCGTATGGCCTTGGACATTCTCACCGCCGCTCAGGGCGGCACCTGCGCCATCATCAAAACGGAATGCTGCGTCTACATCCCCGACTACTCAGCCAACGTCTCCCAAGCCCTCCATGACCTTTCCTCCCAAATCAACTCCATGTCAGACTCCTCCTGGAGTCTGAACGATCTTCTAAAGTCGTGGGGTTTCGACGGTTCATGGTGGAAGAAGTTGCTGTTCGGCCTGGCAGTATTTGTCTGTGGAGGGATAGTACTTTTCTGTGCACTAAACTTCATCTGTGGGACCTGTTGTTCGCTAATGTCTCGAATGGCTTCCTTTCCATTGAGGTGGCAAGGGTCGTACTGTGCGTCCCCTGAGCGTGGCAAGGCCCAAGCTGAGCTCCCCAATTCATCCTTTGATCTGCCAGTGTACCCCTCCCAGTCCTTCAGGCAAGATCAGGGCCCAATGCCAGCTTGA